In Clarias gariepinus isolate MV-2021 ecotype Netherlands chromosome 21, CGAR_prim_01v2, whole genome shotgun sequence, the sequence TACAGAAAAACAATATACAAAGTGTAACAAGTTGCATTGTGTGTCATGCTGCTGTCTGGCTTTCTGATGGGCAGAGGTTAACTTTGTTCACAGCCACAGCATGCAGACGGAGGCTGTTAAGCAAACAGAGTGATTGGAAAGTAAACAAACGTTGGTCTGGTGGCCGCATGCGGGCCCCGGGGAAAAGCCATTCACTTTTAGGCTTACGTTCTAACTATATCCGAAAGTCAGAGTTTAGGCTATAAGCAAACACTTCTGTTTGCAAAGTCAAGGGTATTGATGCGtcttgtatgcgtgtgtgttgaAGTGAGATGCTGTTTCTgtttctcaaacacacacacaaatgttcgATAAAGACAGACGTGAACATATACCTCCTAGAAAAGACAGTGAATcacatgtaaagaaaaaaattcggAACAGATTACACACAGTCATTTTTTGTTTTCGTACTGTTGTTTTTATGCCTTCTATAAAAAGTACATCACTGAGGCAGTCATACAGTGGATTTAGACATTTTCTACAGTCCATAATTCATCTTAGATAGCACATTTAAAATTTCTCTGAAAATCTatttacactgtacagtattttaaaaggAAACCCGGTACAACAAAATAACCAACTTCCCTTAAAAGCTGGAATCATGCTTCGTTTTTTATAGACATCTTATGATACAAAATATTGCTTTCTATGCTGTGATGCAAATACAGAGTGTGAAAATGCTAGTTTTCAGTTCTTTTGAGCGAATGCTCTATAGCACTCGGTTGTCTCTGAACTTATTCCAGCGTGCCGAATACTTTCCAAACACATTCCTAATAGAAATCTAATTCAGTCTCTCAGTCAATCataactttatataaaatagcTTAGAAGGCTACACAGCAAAATCTCTGCTGATTAAACACCTGGTGTGTCAACAAAAACCCAACTGTTTTGAATTAAGGGTGGCATGAGAGATTTTGCTGTGTAGTCTTATAATGGCAGTGCAAAGCTTTCTGCGCAAATCTTTGCATTGTAAAATCTCTaggtaacaaaataattttcgtGATGTACATACATATTGCTCTTTCTGTCAACAAGTGTTGCTGGACAAAGTCAGAGTAGcatgtctactgtatgtgtgcagtCTTTTTTTAAGGCAGTAGTGTCAGACTGAGCTTAGTCTTGCTTTTTATTTGGGAAAGACCGTCCTGTGACATCCTGGTAGAGGTCTAGCTCAGAAATAAATATCGCAACTGTGCCATGGTTCCTGATGTCCATTTCAGTTAATGAACAGTGCATTTGCATAGATAATCAAAGGTGATGCAACGTCGTCAAGTCACGCAAAGGTACATTTGGTTAAGTTAAAACGGCTGCAGATCtgatgtggggaaaaaaagtctactgtttgtttttatcaCCAAAACCGTAATAATACCAAGATGGGTGCAAGTACAGCAAGAGCACTTAAGTTCTGCACGCTCTTTCTTGCGCTGTTCTGGCTGTCCTCGATATCGTCTTCTCctccatcatcatcttcatcgtcCCCGTCTCGCCCGGATCCGTCTACATCGACAACGGGCGGCATGCCGAAGCACAGCGTGTCCATGCTCACTTTGACGTACTCGCAAATGGTCCGCTCGGCGCCGTCGCAGACGCACGTGTCAAGCTGCTGCGCTTTGGGCAGGCGGCGCATATGCGCGATGACGCCGCGGCACGCGCTCGTGCACATGGCGCCGCTGAACAGCTTACCGCAGTGCTGCAGGTAGTCACCCATGGCGGCGCGGCAGGGTCCGTCGCGCTCGCACTGCCGCCGCGCCTCCGTGCAGCCCATACTGCTGGTCCGCGGCAGGCACGGCTCGATGGCGCGCTTGGTTTCGCGACAAAACTGGTCGTCTGCGCAGCTGCAGTCCTCCAGCGCAGGGCCGCTCTTAGTCTGGTTGAGCTGCACAAGTGATGCGATGCAGTGGCTCGGGCACGAGCGCCGCCGGCCGCTCAGCACCGGGTCACACGCGCGCACGTACTGGCCGTACGCGTAGTGGCACTCCGGTTCCGCCTGGCAATTCATAATAGCCTGCCAGCACACGAGACGGCCCCGCGCGCGACTTGACGACGGGCCCGCGCACACGCAAGTGCCGAGAAACAGGAGCGCGCAGGCGAGTGGCCACGGGGACGGGGACGGGGGCGAGCCGGCGCCCCGGGCTGACTGCGCGAGCCTCGCCATTGGCGTCAAGGCGAGAGGTGTCCGATCATGCGTCCATGTCAGGGGCTCTGAGTAGCTGATCCGTGATGTTTCCAAACCAtttcggtttttttttttttcttcgaaaAAGTAATTCAACTTGTGCGTGTCCAAGTAAAAGTGattccaataataaaaaaaagttgtctaAAAAATACTATCCATTCCACTGAAACGATCAGCACTTCATACAGTTCTCCTGTGTGTAAGCAGCACCGAGAGCTCTCTCCTCCACATACAGCTCGTCTGCGTTCTTTAGTACTCACGGCTCGCGCActggacaagaaaaaaaaaacttcacggAAGTGGGTTTCTCATCCTTCATTAAGTCCGCGCGCGTGGGGAAAATAAACACTACAacagtataaaaacaaacaacaaaagtgCAGCGGTGTTGGATCCGCGTATCCGTTCCTCCGCCACGGCCGCTCGTCTTTATCCACTTCGAGGCTTACGGAAGTTTGGAGAGTTCCTATTGGTCAGGGGACGCGCTGTCGTCATTGTCGACGTCACCGTGGGCGGTTGTGAAAGGGCGGAGTCTGgggctgataaaaaaaaaggggagacAGAAAGGCGGGGCGAAGAGTCAGGTTGTTAGTCTGTCGCAAAAATGTACACAGTTTATAAATCATCCTGACCgctgctcccccccccccccttaaattattattctaaaCCAAACTGTGGTGATTAGTATAATTGGACAGTGCTTCATGATATAATTCTGTCAATAAACACTAATGTGATAATAATGAAACATGAAATTTACTTTACTTTCTaagtagtttgtttgtttgtttttaagaaacAGGATAAATTAGTGTAATTTTTGTAGGTTTCTGTTACCAATCCACAGAGTCAGGACAGTTTAGTCTTTCTAAAATTCCCATGATGACTAATTATTTATATCATAAGGAAAAATATACGGTATATGTCATATTTACAGAAACTTTAATCAGCTATTTAGCATTTTCTTCTTGCAAATCAAATTTTCCTGTTTGCATCCTGATAATCTGGCACCATCATGTGCAAGGTGTAAAGATTTGCACTATCCATCTCTTGTCTACTAatctcactcattcatcatctatgctttatcctgtacaggagcctggagtctattcaaggagactttgggcacgagactggtacaccctgaacagggtgccactccattacagggcacacacacatacatactctcatactacgagcaatttgaaaatgcaaattagtctaatctacatctctttggactgtggagggaaacaggagtaccctgaggaattgggagaacatgcaaactccatgcccacacccagaggcaggaattaaacccagaccctggtggttcaaggcgacagtgctaaccactaagccacagtgctgcCTGTCTACTAATCTCTTCTTTAATCATttaagtactgtacattcattaaTTATCCATATACTCCATATCCTGTGCTGAGTTGCAGGTTGCCTGGAGCCTGGAAATCAGGACACAcccctggatgaggtgccaaaACATAGCAAGGCGCAAGagtgcgcacacacattcaatactacactacaggcaatttgaaatGCCAGCCAGGCTACAATGCATGTCTTCGGATTGCAGGgaaaaaccagagtacctaaaGGAACCCACATCCAagtacatatttattttgtaatatgaAGAGTTAAGGCTGTTTTAGAATTCCTACAGCATGCTGTTTTCCCCCCCTATTTTAAAGGGGCAATGTGAAGACttgaataatattaattatacaaaTTTTGCTTTGTTAGAggtcaataaaaacattttatatcttatattattatttctattttagacctttttactttttaaagtttacatttatCATAGTTTTGCAAAACATTTCATATATACTGTCATTTgaataaaatactaaatattgtaaattagattaagtaataataatattttaattagtgTACATTtaggagaattttttttgttaatcagTTACAGTTGGTGAGTTGTCAGTCTGAAGCACAAGAGTCTGGTTCATTTCATAATCTGTCCTGAGCTAGCAGCTTTAATCAATTTAAATCTACAAGGTCTTAGAAGCCTTTAGAAAGGTTTTCCCCCTAAAAAATGTACCCCtggctacagtatattccatcctTTCCAGGTTATTTCAATTTTCAGATATGAAAGGTCCAactggaaaaaaatgtgttcgtGCAGGAAGGATGATTAAATGTTTGAAACCGATCCTTGCTGGCACGGTGCTCCACTTGGAATATGTATAAAATAGATAAAAGGACAATTGGATGCAGTTTCTAAGGCATTTGTCTCTATACCATGATATGAACTGTAGCCATGCATGCAAATGGAAAATGATGGTGTGTCTAAACttgtgtaaaataatattgtgcAAGTTCGCACTTGAACACgtggagacaaaaaaaaaaaaaagaaaaaagaaccggTAGATGCCAGAGTTTGCAGATTCAGTGAGTCCACTAGGTACAAAGAGGGTTTGTGTTTCAAACAGTGCTCTCGAGTCAGGAATGTACCTTTAGGCCAGTGTGCACTGAGCTCTCCACCCAAGAACACAATGCACTCAATGTCAGTTACGGATGGTCAGATCTGAGAGTGGTGGAGCCTTCTTCAGGTCACAGTAAGGTATGAAGGGAACACTATCCTCCTGAGTCAGTCAAACAGTGAACCCTGAAGCTATACTTATCAGAAAGGAAGACAGCTGTTGTCAATTCTTTTAGACAGACTTAAGCCCGCACCTGAGTCCTGAGTcacacctttttttatttcagtcatttGTTCTACATAAGATTTACATGCACAGCTACTTTTTTCAGGTTGTTATTACTTGGCAGGTGTGTTCTCTCCAAAGTGATTAATCCAAACATAGTGCTCTTAAAATAACCAATAGAGTGATACACAATTATAGTAAACTCCACAACACAGCTCCCATATACAAGGTAGttgcagaaagaaaagaaagagccaTAGCACataactttctctctctccctcacacacacttgcacagcAGATTTTACAGAAATGGCACACAGCTCCAGTTCTTTATAAGTTTTAcatccttttttaaaagaaatcagcATTAAACAAACCCACTTGTTTCACTTGCGTAAAAATAGATCTTCCTAATGAGAGACCCGTTAACAACTTCACAAGGACCTAAAGGAGAACCGTAATGAGGGagaggtgggaaaaaaaagaaaacttttaacTAACCAAACTATTTTCTTTGGCAGCCTGAATTTATACACACCAGATGTGCTGAACAGCGGCGTGCTGCATGCCATTACGTTTTGATGGTGCCATTAAAGGCACTTTTGTGCTTCTATAATGTAATTATAGGACAAACACAATGAAGTCACTGCAAACACAAGGCTCCCCTGACAACTAAGACCTCTGCTAAGAGACAGCCAGCATGATTTGTTTATCATAGTGCAAAATAATCTTCAGATTGATGATTTCTCTAGAGAGTCTTGAAATTAATGGTCATTAAATGATGGATGAGGTGTGATTGCATGTCTGTTGTATCAGATGATTCACTGAGGGGAAGAAAATTGACTGAATCCAGGTTTGAGCCAGTGACACACAATGATGTCCTGTtattttcattagtttttacTCATGTAGTCACGAACGTCATGATGTCAGGAAAAATGTTGGAGATGAATTATTAAACAACAGACTATTCTTTGACTATGTACAGTAACAACGTCCCTGGAGTGTTACTCCTGGGGCGGTTTGTAGTCTCCCTCAAGGGTTTTATCAGCAGTCGAAAGCACAGCCCTATACTGTAGATGTACTGTACGTTCCATCTAAATGCGTGCAAGAAATGGGTATGACTGTAGCTGGATGTTTAtaaggtgtacagtatgttatgtgTATGTGCTGCTACTTTGTGTGGGAGGAGgtggtgtgtttaaaaaaaggaagtatCAAACTACAGGAAATGACTGTACAGGAACAATccatttatatggatatggaACTTCCTCTATAGGATCTTTAGGAAGAGAGATAATGGGAAGCGATAAGTCAAGAGAATTGGACAAACTCTGCATCTGGCAGTCCGTTTCCATTAGGAAACAGCTTAACTAACAACCCCTATCATTTTGATGGTATCTCTACATGCTTTTCCGTAAAGTACATAAGATTTCAATAGTTAcagtactttatattttattacattataacactgtattattattattattcacatatAAATTGCACCTGAGAATCAATTAATCATTTATGGATATACATAACCTTATAGCTTTTATAGCTACAAATGTAATCACTACAGCTTGCCATGTTGCTAGGtgtcaaaataaataatgatccATTCTTCAGTTCCTTTCTTCCACAGTATCGCCTAGACCCTAATAAAAaccagatttttattttcctacAGATTTTTGCCAAATCCTATTCCCTCTGCACCTTCAAAGGCAAACTGTCGATTTAGATATTCTCATCGTTATGTTTTTCACCTGAATtgaatttctgtatttttccattTCGCTGCCAATGCATGTTCCAAGAACATTCATAAGCTCTAAATATTAGTCATATAACCTCCTGTTATATAAAGTGGGTTCAATTTATACATGTCTTTTTATTCCTACAACTTGGCTTACAATTTTCAGTGGCTGTTATATTTGTATGCCTTCTAGGTGACATACTATATTGAACTTATTTTTCGTCAAACTACGACAGATGCCATCGGGTTTACTACAGGTCATAGCATAAAACCAGCTGTCATTAACACCATGATAGGGAGGATGACAAATGCCAATGAATTACTGTGATTGCCTGGAGACAAATTGCCTGTGAAAGTTAGTGCATTGGCTTTGACTTATTGGTAAAATTTGGAAAGTTAAAGCTTGAAATGACTCGTCCAGCATCTTACCAGAAGTGTAATTTCAACTTTGCtcattataatataatgtatgacTTCAGTAACTACTTTATTAACAGCGGAGAGCTGTTAACTAAACAAAGCATCAGTTATGACTTCTCACAGTTGGTAAGGGTAGCtggatacattttttaatagacCATTCATTTTGAAGTGTGGAAAAGTTATGATTTGATCTTGTAAGAAAAACACCAAGGGTTTGAGGTTTTAGAATGATAATCAACAGTAGGGTGGTGTTAAATAATCTTATAATACAGCAAATTACTAACaaattctgtttatttgtttattataaggtgtcacacattttttttattggtttatgGGTATATTTACAAGTTTACATTTCCCAGCCAGTTTATTAGGTACTATTTACTAGTACTGGGTTGAATCCTCTTTTGTCCGAACTCCTTCAATTTTTCATGGCATGCATTTAACACGTTGCTAAGAGTGTTTATTTGAGATTTTGTCCCATATTTCCATGATAG encodes:
- the gas1a gene encoding growth arrest-specific protein 1a; this translates as MARLAQSARGAGSPPSPSPWPLACALLFLGTCVCAGPSSSRARGRLVCWQAIMNCQAEPECHYAYGQYVRACDPVLSGRRRSCPSHCIASLVQLNQTKSGPALEDCSCADDQFCRETKRAIEPCLPRTSSMGCTEARRQCERDGPCRAAMGDYLQHCGKLFSGAMCTSACRGVIAHMRRLPKAQQLDTCVCDGAERTICEYVKVSMDTLCFGMPPVVDVDGSGRDGDDEDDDGGEDDIEDSQNSARKSVQNLSALAVLAPILVLLRFW